From Aegilops tauschii subsp. strangulata cultivar AL8/78 chromosome 5, Aet v6.0, whole genome shotgun sequence:
GCCCTCCGGCGACTCGGTCAGGTGGACGGCCCCGTTCGACCCGTGGACCGCCTCCGGTCTTTGGCGGTCCTCGTGCTCCCACGCCGGCGCCTGCATCCTCGGCTGACCCCGACGACGCGGCTGGCGCGCCTCCTTCACCCGCCGCCCCCGACTCGGGCGCCGCGGGATCGGGCGCTGCTGGCTCGGCCGCCACTTCGGCTGCCTCGACACTGGCCGCCTCGCCGACCCCGACGCCGGCCGCCTCGCCGGCCCTGACGCCGGCCCCCTCACTGGCTTCGACGCCGGCCGCCTCGCCAGTGGCTTCGCCGCCCGTGTCGCCGGGCGCCTCGCCGGTGGCTCCGATGGTGCCGACTGGCCCTGTTACACGGGCCCGCACCGGTGTTCATCGTCCGAGCCTCCGGTACTCGCGCGATGAGTATGTCCTCGCCGCCTCCACCGCGGAGCCGTCTCCTCTTCCCGCGTCCGCTCGCGCAGCCCTTCGTGATCCACACTGGCTTGCGGTGATGCAGGAAGAGTTCGACGCTCTTCAGCGcaacctgttggggaacgtagtaatttcaaaaaattcctacgcacacgcaagatcatggtgatgcatagcaacgagagggaagagtgttgtccacgtaccctcgtagaccgaaagcggaagcgttagcacaacgcggttgatgtagtcgtacgtcttcatgatccgaccgatcaagtaccgaacacacgacacctccgagttcagcacatgttcagcccgatgacgtccctcgaactccgatccagccgagtgttgagggagagtttcgtcagcacgacggcgtggtgacgatgatgatgttctaccaacgcagggcttcgcctaagcaccgctacagtattatcgaggtggactatggtgaaggggggcaccgcacacggctaaaagatcaaacgatcaattgttgtgtctccaaggggtgcccccctcgctgtatataaaggagtgcaggagggggagggccggccctctctatggcgtgccctaggaggagtcctactcccaccgggagtaggatcgcccccccccccttctaAGTAGTacgagtaggagtcaaggaaaggggagagagaagagaaggaaggagggggcgcagcccctccccctagtccaattcggactaggccttggggggcgcccagcctctcctctctctttcccctaaagcccaataaggcccatatactccccggcgaattcccgtaactctctggtactccgaaaaatacccgaatcactcggaacctttccgatgtccaaatatagtcgtccaatatatcgatctttacgtctcgaccatttcgagactcctcgttatgtccccgatctgatccgggactccgaactaccttcggtacatcaaaacacataaactcataatataaccgtcatcgaactttaagcgtgcggaccctacgggttcgagaactatgtagacatgaccgagacacgtctccggtcaataaccaatagcggacctggatgctcatattggctcccacatattctacgaagatctttatcggtcagaccgcataacaacatacgttgttccctttgtcatcggtatgttacttgcccgagattcgatcgtcggtatctcaagacctagttcaatctcgttaccggcaagtctctttactcgttctgtaatacatcatctggcaactaactcattagttgcaatgcttgcaaggcttatagtgatgtgcattaccaagtgggcccagagatacctctccgacaatcggagtgacaaatcctaatctcgaaatacgccaacgcaacaagtaccttcggagacacctgtagagcacctttataatcacccagttacgttgtgaggtttggtagcacacaaagtgttcttccggtaaacgggagttgcataatctcatagtcataggaacatgtataagtcatgaagaaagcaatagcaacatactaaacgatcaagtgctaagctaacggaatgggtcaagtcaatcacattattctcctaatgatgtgatcccgttaatcaaatgacaactcatgtcctaatgatgtgatcccgttaatcaaatgacaactcatgtccatggctaggaaactcaaccatcttcgattaacgagctagtcaagtagaggcatactagtgacactatgtttgtctatgtattcacacatgtatcatgtttccggttaatacaattctagcatgaataataaacatttatcatgatataaggaaataaataataactttattattgcctctagggcatattttctttaGAACCGTACCTGGACACTGGTTCCCCGGCCTCCTCACGCCAACGTCATCACCGGCAAGTGGGTCTTTCGCCATAAGACCCGCTCGGATGGTACTCTTGAGCGCTACAAGGCTCGCTGGGTGGTTCGTGGTTTCCGCCGGCGTGCTGGAGTGGACTTCACTGAGACGTTTGCCCCGGTTGTCAAACCGGGCACCATCCGCACCGTCCTCCAGCTCGCGGTGTCCCGAGGCTGGCCTGTTCATCAGATGGATGTCTCCAACGCCTTTCTCCACGACCATCTTGAGGAGCAGGTATATGGTGAGCAGCCCACCGGTTTTGTCGACGCCTCACTTCCTGGCCATGTGTGTCTGCTGTCCCGATCGCTCTACGGGCTCAAGCAAGCACCCCGCGCCTGGTACCAGCGGATCGCCGGGTTTCTTCAGACACTGGGTTTCAGCGTCACTCATTCGGACGCCTCATTGTTTGTCTATCGCCACGGTGACACAACTGCATATTTGCTCCTttacgtcgacgacatcatcctgacggcCTCCTCCGCAGCTCTTCTTCAGCAGATTACTCTTCGGCTGCGTGACGAGTTTGCCATCAAGGACTTGGGTGCTCTACATTATTTCCTTGGCATTGAGGTCGTTCGGCGCCCGGACGGTTTCTTTCTTCATCAGCAGAAGTATGCGCATGAGCTTCTTGAGCGTGCTGGCATGCTCAACTGTCACCCTGTTGCTACTCCTGTTGACACGAAGGCCAAGGTTTCTGCTCTCGAGGGCTCGCCAGCGTCGGATGCTCCTTTCTACCGGTCTATCGTCGGTGCTCTTCAGTATTTGACTCTCACCAGACCGGATCTTCAGTAAGTTGTTCAGCAGGTGTGTCTCCACATGCACGCCCCTCGTGACTCCCATTGGACTCTCGTGAAGCGGATCCTCCGTTACATCCGCGGCACGATGACCCTCGTGCTGACACTCACGGCGTCCACTTCTCTGGAGATGATGGCCTACTCTGATGCGGACTGGGCTGGCTGCCCAGATACTCGTCGGTCCACCTCTGGCTACTGCGTCTACCTCGGTCCTTCCCTCGTCTCGTGGTCGTCCAAGAGACAACCCACGGTTTCGCGCTCCAGCGCGGAGGCTGAGTACCGAGCTGTGGCCAACGCTGTTGCTGAGTGCACCTGGCTACGACAGTTACTTCAGGAGCTGCATCACGACGTCTCCCAGGCTACGGTTGTCTACTGCGACAACGTTACCGCTGTGTACCTCTCCGCCAACCCCGTTCATCATCGCCGGACTAAACACATTGAGCTGGACATTCATTTTGTGCGCGAGCAGGTGGCTCTCGGACGCATTCGGGTTCTCCATGTGCCGACTGCACAACAGTTCACCGATGTTATGACGAAGGGTCTGCCGACTTCCACCTTCGAGGAGTTTCGTTCCAGTCTTTGCGTCACTGGCGCCGCTTCGActgcgcgcggggggggggggggggggggggggttgagtaTATTGTGTACGTGTATATTTGTGTGTAGGGCCCACCTCCTGTTTCCTTTGTATAGTTTGAGGTTGTGGCCCACCTCTGTACTTATATATACGTGCAGGCCTGTATACGTGTCTGGTGCACCGATCAATATATTGCGATTGCACAGCCCACATCGTGTCCTTCTACACATACCTAAgatacgtaggtgtagcattactcttCCATCACTATGCTGCACACGCAGGACTCTTCTCGATCGGCCGCCAAGTTGCATGCACTTTGCATGTTATAATAAGCTAAGTAAGCTTTCTGCCTTTCTCATAGCCAGTAAGCAAGAAGCTGCTGCTGCGCGCGTGCTGCTGTGAAGAAGATTCGTCAAGATCGGCTGTGGCGGGAGAAGTGAGACCAAGCAACTTCGACCGGAATTATGTCACCTCCTTAACTTCTTATAAATTATAGTCCCCCAAAGCTTTCAACTTCACCTACGTAACTCCAAGACCACCAAGTGCTTCCTATATATACAGTACAACGCATAGGCACGACACAAGGAACAAGATCCATACAAAGTATATAACTAGGCAGAGGAGCGGCAGCAAGCAAGACGTATAATCGATGGTGGCCAAGGCGAAGATGAGCGCCATGGAGTTGGAGATGGAGAAGGCAACGAGAGACGGGGAGCTAGTGCTCGGCGGCGCcggagacgaggaggaggaggaggacgtggtgctGCCGGGGTACCGGTTCCACCCCACCGACGAGGAGCTGGTCGCCTTCTACCTCCGCCGGAAGATGGCCAGGAAGTCGCTCCGCATCGAGGTCATCCGGGAGATGGACATCTACAAGCACGACCCGTGGGATCTCCCCAGTAAGCTCCATCTCTCCATGCACCATTCATCGTGCAATTTCTTTTCTGGGACAAAGACTTTCTATCTGACAGAGTGCAATCGTCCACTTGCAAATTACGCAGAGGCGAGCACGGTTGGTGGGGAGAAAGAGTGGTACTTCTTCTGCCTCAGGGGGAGGAAGTACCGGAACAGCATCCGGCCCAACCGGGTCACCGGCtccggcttctggaaggccaccGGCATCGACCGGCCGATCTACTCCGCCGGCAGCGGCGGCGCCAGTTCCGGCGTGTCCATCGGGCTGAAGAAGTCGCTCGTCTACTACCGCGGCAGCGCCGGCAAGGGCACCAAGACTGACTGGATGATGCACGAGTTCCGCCTCCCGCCGGCCGCCGCCAACGCCTCCCCGAGCATGCAGGAAGCGGTAAGTAGTCCACGAGTGCATTCCATTTCCACACAAAATCACTGTCCGTGGCACTTATGATGTGGTGCGTTGTGAGTGTAACATTGACCCTCTGACGTGTGACCTGGAAATGCAGGAGGTGTGGACCATCTGCAGGATCTTCAGGAGGGCCATCACCTACCGGAACCAGCAGCAgccgtggaggccggcgcccgcgCCGTCCTTCGCCGATTCGAACTCCAACACGGGGAGCTTCGAGTCGTCCGAGGCCGGCGACGAATACATGAACTGCCTGCAGGCTCCGGCACCCGCCGCTCCATGCATCCCCCACCCCCAGCACCAGCAGCAGTACGTCAGTCGGACGGGCACGGTGGACAGCGGCAACTTCTTCTACGAGGACAACATGCACAACCAGCAGTTCCAGGGGCAATGGAACGCCGCACCCGCCGCCCCGGTGCCGGAGCAGAAACAGCAGAATCCATTGTCCACGGCCGTCGACTTCCACCAGAATGACAATAGCCACGCTGTCGCCGCGAACGATTTTTACAAGGTTGAGGGGTACTTGGAGGAGATCGCGAGGATGTTGGAGGTCGCCGATCCGGCAGGATTTTACGACTACAGATCATACGGTTGATCAGCAGTAAACTCTTCGGCTCCGTAGGCTCCCGCGAGTTCGCCGACGGGCCGGTCCTGCCCTTTCGCTCGCCGCCGTACGTTGCGCCCGGCGGCTTGGGTAACACTCGGCTGCTTTGGAAACTGAAAGGAACGGCGGAACAGCGACAGTGTCTGGGAAACTTCCTGCCCAATTCGGGATGGGGTTTACTGTTCCGCCGTCGACGATGGCGACTGGGTAGTACTCGGCTTCTACCTTCTGTGGTGCCTGTGGATTGGTTGAATCGGGTCATCGGAAGGTCTTGAAATGGAGTCCTGGCGGCTGAGTCTGGTCTCGGGTTGTCCGGGGAAGCAGCAGTCTTCATTGCTTGGCTCATCTCGTCCTTGTTAACATGTACGTATCTTAACAATGTCCCTGAAATCATAGCTAATCCTGTGCAATTGAAATGATATAAGTACATACGAATGTTTTTTTAGTTAGAGCAAAGTATAATAAGGGGCTCCACGAAAACTTATATTTGAGGAACAAAATTGAGTTTTTAGGGAGTTAAGCACTAGCTGGCAGATACCCTAAATCCAACTTCACTAAAAAATTACTCAAATGATTCCCCAAATGATTACATTCGGTCCAGCTAGCAACCCTGGAGCAAAAGTAGGGACACCCGTGCGGCCCCTGGGAGGAAACAACGCCCGCGTCGTCCTCCCCCGGGGTGACTCGGGCGGCTAgaaacctagccgccgccgccgccgcaaactccctcctccgctccctccgcCACCGCCGGAAGATGCCGCCGGGCTAAGCCCGGGGGCCGATGGCGGTGGCGGGGGATCTCCTCTCTCGCGCGTCTCCGGGGTGGGGAGGACCCCAAGGCGTGTGGTGGCGCGACCGATCTGGGATCTACAGCGCGGCGGATGGCGGCGGGAGGCCGGCCCGTCCTCGGACGACGACGGCTTGGCGCGGCGGAGGCCAGGGCTGCGGGCGCTGCGGATGGCccttcgggcggcggcggcggctgcagtCGACGGCGGCCGGCTTGGCTGCGGCGGCGTGCATGCTGCCTTTAgatcggcgacggcggcgtggaggGCCTGGTGGTCTCGTCGGCGGCACCTCCGATCAGATCTGTTTTGATCACTGCAGCCGGCAGTGGTGGTCATCTCTTCCGTCAGAGGTGGTCGGCCTGAGGCTGGGTGTTTGGATCTCGGGATCCGTCATCTGGCACCAGCTGCGAGTCGGGGAGACGtagttgccggtgaaaaccgagccgacggcgggcgatggcggcgttccacgtcgttaccttgatgaaggcattgTCATGTGACTACCGTCGACCCACTCGTATTGcttcgggggaaaccctaggatctggtgttCTAGACCGGACGATGGCGGCactgcggtgtcgtttctctcttgggagcgtcgttttgtggagcagcgctggaagtcagaggcaagaggtggagcggcttcgtcttgcacggagcttcggtggagatgtcaagtcatgcctgaccgacaggtgctacgcttgGTCATGCCTGGTAGGCAGGTGCTATGCACGACAGATCCTCCAAGGGCTTCAAGCTGTGTCGGCTAGTGGTACGTGGCAGCATGGCGCTGAGGTGTATCAGTGGTGACCGCGACGTGTACAGCTGTTTGCGCGCAGGGAGGGGGTgccgttgggcgccgtggtggcgtcgacgatagctggaccgagcaaggttgatgcatcagtacagttctgaagatggagcggtggcagttggcggcggcggcctctgagagcacgccggaccagtgtgttccccagacccggcaagtggctaggttggggcctcaggtcttagatgttaggcttggctgcgatgtctgttcggtattaggcccaggctatctgcgccccttcatcaactggataggtgtagcgacagtttgttgcttagacggcggctttagtcttactgttgtatgccTTTTTAAGGTCTtctgagaataattaataaaatgaccGTATGCATCGCTCAGATGCAGAGGCcaggggtcatcctccttttctaaaaaaacaaCCGTGCAGCCCCTAGGCTGGAGGTattcctccttttcaaaaaagaaaaacgCGCAGCCCCTGCGCCACGATGCTGCCGTCGGAACTCGTGCCGCTGGCGGTCCACCGCTCCAGTGAATGGAAAAACGAAGAATTTCATGATTCATCTGCAGAGCCATGGTCGGAAGCGGGGAAGACGATTCGTGTGGGTGTGCATGTTCTGTATTGTCCAGGTGTGCGTGTTGTGTCATCGTGATCTACCAAGTACGGGTGCCCTTCTGTCGAGAGTCCCTTCTTCCCCTTGCACCACCGCAAGCTACCCACCGCGCTGCCCTTGCCCAAACCACCTCGTGCCTTGCAGAACAACAAGGGCGGCAGTAGGCCCCTGGGGTGTGCCTGGACGGCCGTCTCACGCGGACGACGCTACAGGCTCGGTCCCTCTTCCTCTCATGCTTCCAGAACGGCGGCTCCAAGGAGTGTGGCCTCCATGCCCTAAGGTCGACGCAAGATATGCGGCCGGGGtggcggcagaggaggaggaggagaatgaAGGTGGCAGTTTTCGCGGAGTCCGAGATGACGTGCACCGCGTGCAGTTTCGCCAACATGGATTTCCTCGCCAACGCAAGATACGTGCTCGATGAATTGCGTGAACCAAATGTATACTTTAGGAAAGTGGGATAGGGTGCACTTTTGGTAGTTCTAGTATAAGCTAGGGGTCTGCTAAAGATGCCCTTATAGCCCGCTTACATCACTTATGCTTATGTGAAGAGGAGAGATATGGAAAAATGaggggagtgggctctcatgcaaaaGTCTAGCTCTACATGTCCTCCTACAATACGAAGAAAAATAAAATGAGAAGATTGATACATGATGTACTAGTCTAATCGTCGACCTTATAGTTCACCTTACTATACGGGTGACTACAGATGATGCTATTGATAACATGGTAGTTGCATATAGCTATCAGATGGCTATACTATTAATCATGCTCTTACATAGATACGCTAGAAATATGAAGGTGTCATTGTAAACCAGAGCTATCCCTTGTTGCTTCAAAGAGCATGCTGCACATGGACAAGATAAAGGTGCCCAACAAGAGGGTAATGGTAGCCAACTATCTTGATGGTGGCGGCAACCATTACATCACTTCCAAGATAAACGATGCCAAGGACACATGCTCATGGGAAGGGGAAATCTGGGTCCATTTTTTAGCCTGTGCAAATCTAGATGAAGTTATTTTGCATTAATTGTGATGAGGTTTGCTTTCCATTGACATCTTTTTGTGCTCATACCATACATTTGAGCAAAGATAAGTCAATTATCTAGATGAACTATGTTGCCCAGTTATTATGCTACTCTGCATTATACCGCATTGTACGCCATAAAAATGATACTCTTGCATATGTGATCAGATCATGTCATCGGATGCATCCTTTAGGCGGTATTGGTCGGCCCCTGTTTTGTGTCATGGCAACATATTCTATCCTGTTTGGATTAGATTAGCCTAACATAAGGACAAGATGTGTTTCACTGGAATCTAATTGTGAATGGGTCCTCCCTTCAATGTTGATTGTATGTACCATGCACTCTTGCACTCAGAGATTCCAGCGGGCAATAAAAAAAATGGAAATCGAAGATACCCACTAAGAGTTAAGATTTTGGTGTGGCATCATCCAAGGGGGTTGTGCTAACTGCTAACTAAACGCAACCACACTTGCTGCAAGTGGCAAGGAAGCACGAAGTGTAGCTCTTTTACTTTTAAGAAAGGAGGCCTAGGCCCGGCATTAAATTAATGACACCCTGATAAATAGAAAACAACAAAGATACAAGGTACAAGATGTTGAAAGGTTAGCTTACAAGACACCTAACAAATAAGAAAACCAAAGAGTAAGCAAGACACACAGCTTGATCGTCCATATCCTCATCCACCAACGCAAAAATGGATCTCCGATGATTTTGCTGTCCAAATAGCAACCTCTGGCAAAATCACGGATGTCGGGGCATCACCCTAATGGTAGCTAGTTCATGAGAGCATTAGCTCCGACAACCCGCAGATTTCGAGCACAACTCTAATAGTTATGTACACACCGGGCAACACCCCAATAGTGGAAGAAATCGTCGGACCGTCACCCTGACGGTGTGGAACGTTTGGGTTCAACTCTCATAGTTCAAAGACAGTCATGTATTAGTAGCTCTGAGTCTTACCTAGTTTGGATGAAGACTTCAGGGCAACCCTCTAACGAGTCTTAGCTAGCGACATTGGATCATGTCTACGCTACATGATTATGAAGTACTTCGCCTTAATTCATGGCATGTCTGACAGACGGTGCACAAGAAGACCTCTGGGGAACAAGCAAAGGCCAGACATCACCAGCATTTACTTGTTACACTGACAATTAATGAAAATGTCCGTCTGCCACGCGAACTGAGGGCCATTTTGTAATGCCCCAGTCAAACCCATCAGTTCATCCCCGTTTCCTGACCATTGCCCTGGGATCAAGGCTGgccactgatgacccacaagtataggggatctatcgtagtcctttcgataagtaagagtgtcgaacccaacgaggagcagaaggaaatgataagcggttttcagcaaggtattctctgcaagcactgaaataataggtaacagatagttttgtgataagacaatttgtaacgagcaacaagtaacaaaagtaaataaagtgcagcaaggtggcccaatcctttttgtggcaaaggacaagcctggacaaactcttatatagagaaaagcgctcccggggacacatgggaattatcatcaagctagttttcatcacgttcatatgattcgcgttcggtactttgataatttgatatgtgggtggaccggtgcttgggtgctgtccttttttggacaagcatcccacttatgattaacccctattgcaagcatccgcaactacaaaagaagtattaaggtaaacctaaccataacatgaaacatgtggatccaaatcagccccttacgaagcaacgcataaactagggtttaagcttctgtcactctagcaacccatcatctacttcaatgccttcctctaggcccaaataatggtgaagtgtcatgtagtcgacgttcacataacaccactagaggatagacaacatacatctcatcaaaatatcgaacgaataccaaattcacatgactactaatagcaagacttctcccatgtcctcaggaacaaatgtaactactcacaaagcatattcatgttcataatcagaggagtattaatatgcataaaggatctgaacatatgatcttccaccaaataaaccaactagcatcaactacaaggagtaatcaacactactagcaacctacaggtaccaatcccagacttggagacaagaattggatacaagagatgaactagggtttgagaggagatggtgctggtgaagatgttgatggagattgccctctcccgatgagaggaacgttggtgatgacgatggcgatgatttccccctctcggagggaagtgtccccggctgaacagctctgccggagccctagattggttccgcctcgtggcggcggagtctcgtcccgaaagcttgcttatgatttttcttcggacgaaagacttcatatagaagaAGATGGGCACTAGAGGgccaacaaggggcccacgaggcagggggcgcgcccagggggtagggcgcgcccccacccttgtggacaggtggtagcccccctgacgtagattcttcttccagtattttttattatttccaaaaataacttttgtggagtttcaggacttttggagttgtgcagaataggtctctaatatttgctccttttccagcccagaattccagctgccggcattctccctcctt
This genomic window contains:
- the LOC109781365 gene encoding transcription factor JUNGBRUNNEN 1-like gives rise to the protein MVAKAKMSAMELEMEKATRDGELVLGGAGDEEEEEDVVLPGYRFHPTDEELVAFYLRRKMARKSLRIEVIREMDIYKHDPWDLPKASTVGGEKEWYFFCLRGRKYRNSIRPNRVTGSGFWKATGIDRPIYSAGSGGASSGVSIGLKKSLVYYRGSAGKGTKTDWMMHEFRLPPAAANASPSMQEAEVWTICRIFRRAITYRNQQQPWRPAPAPSFADSNSNTGSFESSEAGDEYMNCLQAPAPAAPCIPHPQHQQQYVSRTGTVDSGNFFYEDNMHNQQFQGQWNAAPAAPVPEQKQQNPLSTAVDFHQNDNSHAVAANDFYKVEGYLEEIARMLEVADPAGFYDYRSYG